The following coding sequences lie in one Deltaproteobacteria bacterium genomic window:
- a CDS encoding ABC transporter ATP-binding protein codes for MTSVNNQREVLRLEGIQKSFGGLLVLSNIDLSVHEREIVGLIGPNGAGKSTLFNIITSIYKPDGGHITLKGKKISGYPSHRICRLGVSRTFQLVKVFLSMTALENVLVGAIYGHKLKGQEARRMALESLELVEMAEKKDEITGKMTLSERRLLEVARALASGPSITLLDEPMAGLNLSETMKMLQVINKAREERNLAILWVEHKMEAIFHLCDRVAVLDYGQKIADGKPDEILNNPLVIEAYFGKSLA; via the coding sequence ATGACATCCGTGAATAATCAAAGAGAAGTCCTTCGTCTGGAAGGCATTCAGAAGAGCTTTGGAGGGCTTTTGGTCCTGTCCAATATAGATCTGTCTGTACATGAACGGGAGATTGTCGGGCTCATCGGTCCCAACGGGGCAGGCAAATCAACGTTGTTTAATATCATCACTTCAATTTATAAGCCTGACGGAGGGCACATTACCTTAAAAGGGAAAAAGATATCCGGCTACCCATCCCATCGGATCTGCCGCTTAGGTGTTTCCCGAACTTTTCAGTTGGTCAAGGTCTTTTTGAGTATGACGGCCTTAGAGAATGTTTTGGTTGGAGCCATTTATGGTCACAAATTAAAGGGCCAGGAAGCCAGAAGAATGGCCCTGGAATCCCTCGAATTGGTGGAAATGGCAGAAAAAAAGGATGAGATAACCGGCAAAATGACCCTCTCGGAAAGGCGGCTTCTGGAAGTGGCCAGGGCCTTGGCTTCCGGGCCGTCGATTACTTTACTGGATGAACCTATGGCCGGTCTTAATCTTTCCGAAACCATGAAAATGCTGCAGGTAATCAATAAAGCCAGAGAGGAGCGGAATTTGGCGATCTTATGGGTGGAGCATAAAATGGAGGCCATCTTCCATTTATGTGACCGGGTGGCGGTTTTGGATTACGGACAAAAAATCGCCGATGGAAAACCCGATGAAATTCTGAATAATCCTTTGGTGATCGAGGCCTACTTTGGCAAATCCCTTGCTTAA
- a CDS encoding ABC transporter ATP-binding protein — MLKVTDLEVLYGDAQAIWNFSFKVDKGAIVALVGSNGAGKTTILKTISGVILPRQGEVAFMGQPLIRRKPEDIVSLGISHVPEGRRLFSKLTVLENLELGAFLQKNPSLREESLKEVFSLFPKLKARTGQPAGSLSGGEQQMLAIGRAIMARPTLLLLDEPSLGLAPLVVKLMFETIQTLNQRGMTIILVEQNVYQTLQIASYVYVLQTGKLTLEGQGTDLLSNPDFQKAYLGMNL, encoded by the coding sequence TTGCTTAAAGTGACGGACTTAGAGGTCCTTTACGGGGATGCTCAAGCCATCTGGAACTTCAGTTTTAAGGTGGATAAAGGGGCGATTGTGGCCTTGGTAGGCTCCAACGGAGCCGGCAAAACCACTATTTTGAAAACGATCTCCGGAGTAATCCTTCCCCGTCAAGGAGAGGTCGCCTTTATGGGGCAGCCCCTGATTCGGCGTAAACCCGAGGACATCGTATCCTTAGGCATTTCCCATGTGCCGGAGGGCCGCCGGCTGTTTTCAAAATTAACGGTTTTGGAAAATCTGGAGTTGGGGGCCTTTCTTCAAAAAAATCCTTCTCTTCGGGAAGAATCTTTAAAAGAAGTGTTCAGCCTTTTTCCCAAGTTAAAAGCAAGGACTGGGCAACCTGCCGGCTCCTTAAGCGGCGGGGAACAGCAGATGCTGGCCATCGGACGGGCTATTATGGCCCGGCCGACGCTGCTTTTGTTGGATGAACCTTCTTTGGGCTTGGCCCCTCTGGTAGTAAAACTGATGTTTGAGACCATCCAAACCCTGAACCAAAGAGGGATGACCATTATTCTGGTTGAACAGAATGTCTATCAAACCTTGCAGATTGCCAGTTATGTGTATGTCCTTCAGACCGGAAAGTTGACCTTAGAAGGTCAAGGAACGGATCTGTTGTCCAATCCGGATTTTCAAAAGGCTTATTTGGGGATGAACCTCTAA